The following are encoded together in the Nocardioides thalensis genome:
- a CDS encoding type IV toxin-antitoxin system AbiEi family antitoxin domain-containing protein, with the protein MGRAWATRVLGLFPQPAARSVFVVRRRGHPVCMTQAFPPDMPFTAADALARGVTPDRLRWLVRCGVVKQLLYGVYVPGHWEDTPATRAAAAAHVLPPHCVVSDRSAAGLHGIDVLDYAELDVTPQLEVVSIGGATRTRRMGVLGGQRELLPDEVMTLGDILVTTPERTACDLGCLRGRHRAFGAIEAFRTKFDLSQASLKRLLPRFAGRRGVIQLRELIGLSRIGADSQPESWVAIDLHDEGFPMPAAQVWVQVPGWGRAKVENAYEHLRVAVEYDGEEHHSEEPDIAHDAARREALRAAADWIIVVVRKNGFSGEGRVQWLAEFSGAYAGRAPWPTTKRIYARAPDQSYRGRRR; encoded by the coding sequence GTGGGCAGGGCCTGGGCCACCCGGGTTCTGGGCTTGTTTCCACAGCCCGCTGCGCGCTCGGTTTTCGTGGTACGACGCCGCGGGCACCCCGTCTGCATGACCCAGGCGTTTCCACCCGACATGCCTTTCACCGCGGCCGACGCCCTGGCCCGCGGCGTGACACCGGACCGACTGCGATGGCTCGTTCGGTGCGGGGTCGTCAAACAGTTGCTGTACGGCGTCTACGTGCCCGGCCACTGGGAGGACACCCCGGCGACGCGGGCTGCCGCAGCCGCTCACGTCCTGCCGCCGCATTGCGTGGTCTCTGACCGCTCCGCCGCCGGCCTGCACGGTATCGACGTCCTCGACTACGCCGAGCTCGACGTGACGCCCCAGCTCGAGGTCGTGTCGATCGGCGGCGCGACCCGGACGCGGCGGATGGGTGTGCTGGGCGGCCAGCGCGAGCTGCTCCCGGACGAGGTGATGACCCTCGGCGACATCCTGGTAACGACCCCAGAGCGCACTGCCTGCGACCTCGGCTGCCTCAGAGGCCGCCACCGCGCGTTCGGCGCGATCGAGGCGTTCCGGACGAAGTTCGACCTGAGCCAGGCGAGCCTGAAGCGATTGTTGCCCCGGTTCGCCGGTCGCCGGGGTGTCATCCAGCTCCGAGAGCTGATCGGGCTCAGTCGGATAGGAGCGGACTCGCAGCCGGAGTCGTGGGTGGCCATCGACCTGCACGACGAGGGATTTCCGATGCCGGCCGCGCAGGTGTGGGTTCAGGTCCCGGGCTGGGGCCGCGCCAAGGTCGAGAACGCATACGAGCACCTCCGCGTCGCCGTTGAGTACGACGGCGAGGAGCATCACTCGGAGGAACCCGACATCGCGCACGACGCCGCCCGCCGTGAGGCCTTGCGGGCGGCGGCCGACTGGATCATCGTCGTCGTGCGGAAGAACGGGTTCAGCGGCGAGGGCCGCGTGCAGTGGCTCGCCGAGTTCTCGGGCGCCTACGCCGGCCGGGCGCCTTGGCCGACGACCAAGCGCATCTACGCGCGCGCTCCCGATCAGTCCTATCGCGGGCGCCGTCGCTGA
- a CDS encoding ABC transporter substrate-binding protein translates to MSEQPARRSTLSRRGFLKAGGALGFAGLSAAALNLPFFDVDGVSQSAAACRAPDVSETERELIISNWTGYIDPRRAEGSTLSRFQAETGIAVTYNVDVNDNAEFYAKVKNQLGECEPIDRDMIILTDWMAARMINLGWIQPLDADRIPNVHANVIEPLRGVAWDPDFKYHAPWQSGLTGIAYNAAEVGEVGSFEELISRPDLKGRITLLSEMADTMGFMLLVTGADPENFDDDDWANAIDRMRQVVQDGQLRQIAGNNYLQQLAQGSIVACEAWSGDVIQAQYDNPDIKFVVPEEGLALWSDNMMVPNKATHQANAETWMDFYYRPEIAAKLASWVNYICPVQGAQQEMEKIDASLVDNPLIFPDAEMLSNTWDFMALTDEQQQKYEGEWADVIAG, encoded by the coding sequence GTGAGTGAGCAACCAGCCCGTCGCTCGACGTTGTCGCGCCGGGGGTTCCTCAAGGCCGGGGGTGCGCTCGGGTTCGCGGGGCTCAGCGCTGCCGCCCTCAACCTGCCGTTCTTCGACGTCGACGGCGTCAGCCAGTCGGCGGCAGCCTGCCGCGCGCCCGACGTGTCGGAGACCGAGCGGGAGCTGATCATCTCCAACTGGACGGGCTACATCGACCCGCGCCGGGCCGAGGGCAGCACCCTGAGCCGGTTCCAGGCCGAGACCGGGATCGCGGTGACCTACAACGTCGACGTCAACGACAACGCCGAGTTCTACGCCAAGGTGAAGAACCAGCTCGGCGAGTGCGAGCCGATCGACCGCGACATGATCATCCTGACCGACTGGATGGCCGCGCGGATGATCAACCTCGGCTGGATCCAGCCGCTCGACGCCGACCGCATCCCCAACGTCCACGCCAACGTGATCGAGCCGCTGCGCGGCGTCGCGTGGGACCCCGACTTCAAGTACCACGCGCCCTGGCAGAGCGGCCTGACCGGCATCGCCTACAACGCAGCCGAGGTCGGCGAGGTGGGCAGCTTCGAGGAGCTCATCTCGCGCCCGGACCTGAAGGGCCGGATCACGCTGCTCTCCGAGATGGCCGACACCATGGGCTTCATGCTCCTGGTCACCGGGGCGGACCCGGAGAACTTCGACGACGACGACTGGGCCAACGCGATCGACCGGATGCGGCAGGTCGTCCAGGACGGCCAGCTGCGGCAGATCGCCGGCAACAACTACCTCCAGCAGCTGGCCCAGGGCAGCATCGTCGCGTGCGAGGCGTGGTCGGGCGACGTCATCCAGGCGCAGTACGACAACCCGGACATCAAGTTCGTCGTGCCCGAGGAGGGCCTGGCTCTCTGGAGCGACAACATGATGGTGCCCAACAAGGCGACCCACCAGGCCAACGCGGAGACGTGGATGGACTTCTACTACCGCCCCGAGATCGCGGCCAAGCTCGCGTCGTGGGTCAACTACATCTGTCCGGTCCAGGGTGCGCAGCAGGAGATGGAGAAGATCGACGCGTCGCTCGTCGACAACCCGTTGATCTTCCCCGACGCCGAGATGCTGTCGAACACCTGGGACTTCATGGCGCTCACCGACGAGCAGCAGCAGAAGTACGAAGGGGAGTGGGCCGATGTCATCGCTGGATGA
- a CDS encoding calcium-binding protein, whose translation MNDTGLRSGVVAVLALCPVLATGPAGAGEEAPTCAGLDATIVDLSGDPVDGTPGEDVIVATGTVHAKGGHDVVCGTDIWGEGGDDALLLTGPGEAHGGGGNDQVRGSTGDDDLGGGPGRDFIRGKRGDDFVRAENGDDSVYGNRGSDHLKGGDGDDYLHGGPGADSGRGGRGDDTLVSLTPDAR comes from the coding sequence ATGAACGACACAGGTCTCCGCAGCGGCGTCGTCGCCGTACTGGCGCTCTGCCCGGTGCTCGCGACCGGCCCCGCCGGCGCGGGCGAGGAGGCCCCGACCTGCGCGGGGCTGGACGCGACGATCGTCGACCTGTCCGGCGACCCGGTGGACGGCACGCCGGGCGAGGACGTCATCGTCGCCACCGGGACCGTGCACGCCAAGGGCGGCCACGACGTCGTGTGCGGCACCGACATCTGGGGCGAGGGCGGCGACGACGCCCTCCTGCTCACGGGGCCTGGCGAGGCGCACGGCGGCGGCGGCAACGACCAGGTGCGCGGCAGCACCGGCGACGACGACCTCGGCGGCGGCCCGGGCCGCGACTTCATCCGCGGCAAGCGCGGCGACGACTTCGTCCGCGCCGAGAACGGCGACGACTCCGTCTACGGCAATCGCGGCTCCGACCACCTCAAGGGCGGAGACGGCGACGACTACCTCCACGGCGGCCCCGGCGCCGACTCCGGCCGCGGCGGCCGCGGCGACGACACCCTCGTCAGCCTGACCCCCGACGCCCGCTGA
- a CDS encoding ABC transporter permease: protein MRWLREHLVLILGLAVLVYTFVPIAVVVLMSFNEPASRGVYSFDGFTLDNWLDPCADPTMCESLGLSIRVALLATLVATVIGTLAAFALVRWDFAGRSSSNILIFLPMAAPEIVLGSSLLTLFVQAGFAGQLGFWTIFIAHVMFCLSFVVVTVRSRLAGMDDTLEQAAQDLYATPSQTFWRITFPLVLPGILGAALLSFSLSFDDFIITNFNSGSDVTFPMYVWGQARVGVPMQVNVVGTLMLVISLVIVVGGEIASRRRTRALATV, encoded by the coding sequence ATGCGGTGGTTGCGCGAGCACCTGGTGCTCATCCTCGGCCTGGCGGTGCTGGTCTACACGTTCGTGCCGATCGCGGTGGTCGTGCTGATGAGCTTCAACGAGCCCGCGTCGCGCGGGGTCTACTCGTTCGACGGGTTCACCCTCGACAACTGGCTCGACCCGTGCGCCGACCCGACGATGTGCGAGTCGCTCGGTCTCTCGATCCGCGTGGCCCTGCTCGCGACCCTGGTCGCGACCGTGATCGGCACGCTGGCCGCCTTCGCGCTGGTGCGGTGGGACTTCGCCGGCCGCTCGTCGTCCAACATCCTGATCTTCCTGCCGATGGCCGCGCCCGAGATCGTGCTCGGCTCGTCGCTGCTGACGCTCTTCGTGCAGGCGGGATTCGCGGGCCAGCTGGGGTTCTGGACGATCTTCATCGCCCACGTGATGTTCTGCCTGTCGTTCGTCGTCGTCACCGTCCGCTCGCGGCTGGCCGGGATGGACGACACCCTCGAGCAGGCCGCGCAGGACCTCTACGCGACGCCGTCGCAGACGTTCTGGCGGATCACGTTCCCGCTGGTGCTGCCCGGCATCCTCGGCGCCGCACTGCTGAGCTTCTCGCTCTCGTTCGACGACTTCATCATCACGAACTTCAACTCCGGCAGCGACGTCACCTTCCCCATGTACGTCTGGGGCCAGGCCCGCGTCGGCGTCCCCATGCAGGTCAACGTCGTCGGCACCCTCATGCTCGTGATCTCCCTCGTCATCGTCGTCGGCGGCGAGATCGCCTCGCGGCGCCGTACCCGCGCCCTCGCAACCGTCTGA
- a CDS encoding ABC transporter ATP-binding protein produces MSSLDESVTEGATGQAAASYDGLRLTALTKRYPNGFTAVRGIDLDVPRGSFFALLGPSGCGKTTTLRMVAGLESPTSGSIELAGNDITGAKPYRRPVNTVFQNYALFPHLDIFENVAFGMRRRKVADVDAKVGEMLDLVELGPQARKKPAQLSGGQQQRVALARALVNQPEVLLLDEPLGALDLKLRRSMQIELKRIQTEVGLTFVHVTHDQEEAMTMADTVAVMNAGVIEQMGSPAELYENPRSTFVANFLGQSNLIGGSVVRRDADVVTVDMQGIHVSVPAARVHTDGDQGWVGIRPEKVLVGDAGAELDAPGNTIPGGVVSDVSFVGVSTQYLVRMPWGQELTVFAQNTGRSKIFSVGEQVELSWRPEYAFLLDRSQDVNAGAEEGA; encoded by the coding sequence ATGTCATCGCTGGATGAGTCCGTCACCGAGGGGGCGACCGGGCAGGCCGCGGCGTCGTACGACGGCCTTCGGCTGACCGCGCTGACGAAGCGCTACCCCAACGGCTTCACCGCCGTGCGCGGCATCGACCTCGACGTGCCGCGGGGCTCGTTCTTCGCGCTGCTCGGGCCGTCCGGGTGCGGCAAGACGACGACCCTGCGGATGGTCGCGGGCCTCGAGTCCCCGACGTCGGGGTCGATCGAGCTGGCCGGCAACGACATCACCGGCGCCAAGCCCTACCGGCGCCCGGTCAACACCGTGTTCCAGAACTACGCGCTCTTCCCGCACCTCGACATCTTCGAGAACGTCGCGTTCGGCATGCGCCGGCGCAAGGTCGCCGACGTGGACGCGAAGGTCGGCGAGATGCTCGACCTGGTCGAGCTCGGGCCGCAAGCACGCAAGAAGCCGGCCCAGCTCTCGGGTGGCCAGCAGCAGCGGGTGGCGCTCGCGCGGGCGCTGGTCAACCAGCCCGAGGTGCTGCTGCTCGACGAGCCGCTCGGCGCGCTCGACCTCAAGCTGCGCAGGTCGATGCAGATCGAGCTCAAGCGGATCCAGACCGAGGTCGGGCTCACGTTCGTCCACGTGACCCACGACCAGGAGGAGGCCATGACCATGGCCGACACGGTCGCGGTCATGAACGCGGGCGTCATCGAGCAGATGGGCTCGCCGGCGGAGCTCTACGAGAACCCGCGGAGCACGTTCGTCGCCAACTTCCTCGGTCAGTCCAACCTCATCGGCGGCAGCGTCGTACGACGGGACGCCGACGTGGTGACCGTCGACATGCAGGGCATCCACGTGTCGGTGCCGGCGGCGCGCGTGCACACCGACGGCGACCAGGGGTGGGTCGGGATCCGGCCCGAGAAGGTGCTCGTCGGCGACGCGGGCGCCGAGCTCGACGCGCCCGGCAACACCATCCCCGGCGGCGTCGTGAGCGACGTCAGCTTCGTCGGGGTCAGCACGCAGTACCTCGTCCGGATGCCCTGGGGGCAGGAGCTGACCGTGTTCGCGCAGAACACCGGCCGCTCCAAGATCTTCTCCGTCGGCGAGCAGGTCGAGCTGTCGTGGCGGCCGGAGTATGCATTCCTCCTCGACCGCTCGCAGGACGTCAACGCCGGCGCCGAGGAAGGGGCCTGA
- a CDS encoding ABC transporter permease produces MAETGRRRGPAGYLLMVPAVVWLGLFFVIPFYSLVAASLYDPGGSDEKGWDMSWAFGNYPDAWDRYWEPLLRSIVYGGIATLICLVLGYLLAYVIAFKVGRWKTLLLVLVIAPFFTSFLVRTLSWQLILADDGWLVDALQWMGIVRGEGLLYTDFSVIMGLAYNFLPFMVLPLFASIDKIDPRLIEASSDLYSNPVVGFFKVTWPLSLPGVVSGTLLTFIPAAGDYINAQLLGNTGTTVIGSVIELQATDANQPQVAAALAMTLMVLIVGMVLVYVRRAGTEELF; encoded by the coding sequence ATGGCGGAGACCGGGCGGCGCCGAGGACCCGCCGGCTACCTGCTGATGGTGCCGGCCGTGGTGTGGCTGGGCCTGTTCTTCGTCATCCCGTTCTACTCGCTCGTCGCCGCCAGCCTCTACGACCCCGGCGGGTCGGACGAGAAGGGCTGGGACATGTCGTGGGCGTTCGGCAACTACCCCGACGCCTGGGACCGCTACTGGGAGCCGCTCCTCCGCTCGATCGTGTACGGCGGCATCGCCACGCTGATCTGCCTGGTGTTGGGCTACCTGCTGGCCTACGTCATCGCCTTCAAGGTGGGGCGCTGGAAGACGCTGCTGCTGGTGCTGGTGATCGCGCCGTTCTTCACCAGCTTCCTGGTGCGCACCTTGTCGTGGCAGCTGATCCTCGCCGACGACGGGTGGCTCGTCGACGCGCTGCAGTGGATGGGGATCGTGCGCGGGGAGGGCCTGCTCTACACCGACTTCTCGGTGATCATGGGGCTGGCCTACAACTTCCTGCCGTTCATGGTGCTGCCGCTCTTCGCGAGCATCGACAAGATCGACCCGAGGCTGATCGAGGCGTCGAGCGACCTCTACTCCAACCCGGTGGTCGGGTTCTTCAAGGTCACGTGGCCGCTGTCGCTGCCGGGTGTCGTGTCCGGCACGCTGCTGACCTTCATCCCGGCAGCCGGTGACTACATCAACGCCCAGCTGCTGGGCAACACCGGCACCACCGTCATCGGCTCGGTGATCGAGCTCCAGGCGACCGACGCCAACCAGCCGCAGGTCGCGGCCGCGCTGGCGATGACGCTGATGGTGCTGATCGTCGGCATGGTGCTCGTCTACGTGCGCCGGGCAGGGACGGAGGAGCTCTTCTGA
- a CDS encoding sulfatase-like hydrolase/transferase, with protein MLSPPIRPRTGWIAALVVALATGLLAAVAPAGAGPDRRTAQEAQAPRPNVVVVLLDDMRADQLRFMPRTRALIGAHGTTYTRAMSPHPLCCPARASLVTGQYTQNHGVKSNFPPSGGFPALRRPGNTIGRWLARDGYRTGWIGKYLNEYRNEHGRQRGWHTWQPLVRNLYTYKDPVFYGDARPTPGYVTSILRRRTDRFLSARSKRPFFLVAGHVAPHGTLRGGRWVPPVAAAPYTNAYRKLRPSSFRKPSYAERAIDDLPRDLRVKKPSRRYLRGYARGSARALRSADDAVASVVRRLKRTGELANTYVVVTSDNGFLLGEHRIVDKDVLFDEALDVPLLVRGPGIPAGATDATPVTLVDLVASILDWTDVRPGRRIDGVPLDDTGGRDTILIQTGAQTRPTALMNGGWGYRGVTTARYLYARRAGHPHQGLLFDRARDPYQLRNRYGDRGYRAVQRELARRTAALGQCAGAAGCNRSFGAVPEPTADASTGSLVVEPALATFASRAAYPDPALTSAPVGDPSLVRTGRGTVLVATGTLVPRARWDKGRGWRWTRPALRRLPSWARAGGVWAADIARVGKGWRLYYSAPVAGLGKHGRCIGVAVAPSAYARFRPGGKRPLVCPPRAKTPDALDQVPGGTGLPKRGIIDPSLFVDDGRPHLLYKTDGIPSSIRLLPLNGRGTAPAKGTRSRELLRSDGVIENPVVLRYGDDYVLLTSEGDYSRCTYRETWRRSSSLTDWSGAVRHPLLSRRSTDGLCGPGGADVLETPDRTTLWFHGWVREGTTRPPKPPFWFGHRGPRARRVLYGAVLRMVDGEPVVGRWLG; from the coding sequence GTGCTCTCCCCGCCGATCCGCCCCCGCACCGGCTGGATCGCAGCGCTCGTCGTCGCGCTCGCCACCGGACTCCTCGCGGCCGTCGCCCCGGCCGGCGCCGGACCCGACCGCCGTACGGCGCAGGAGGCGCAGGCGCCGCGGCCCAACGTCGTGGTGGTGCTGCTCGACGACATGCGCGCCGACCAGCTGCGGTTCATGCCGCGCACGAGGGCGCTGATCGGCGCCCACGGCACGACCTACACCCGCGCGATGTCGCCGCACCCGCTGTGCTGCCCGGCGCGCGCGTCGCTGGTCACCGGGCAGTACACGCAGAACCACGGCGTGAAGTCGAACTTCCCACCCAGCGGGGGCTTCCCGGCCCTCCGGCGTCCCGGCAACACGATCGGCCGGTGGCTCGCGCGCGACGGCTATCGCACCGGATGGATCGGCAAGTACCTCAACGAGTACCGCAACGAGCACGGCCGGCAGCGCGGCTGGCACACCTGGCAGCCGCTCGTGCGCAACCTCTACACCTACAAGGACCCGGTGTTCTACGGCGACGCCCGTCCCACGCCGGGCTACGTCACCAGCATCCTGCGCCGCCGCACCGACCGCTTCCTCTCCGCCCGCAGCAAGCGGCCGTTCTTCCTCGTCGCCGGACACGTCGCGCCGCACGGGACGCTGCGCGGAGGCCGGTGGGTGCCACCGGTCGCGGCGGCGCCGTACACGAACGCCTACCGGAAGCTGCGGCCGAGCTCGTTTCGCAAGCCGTCGTACGCCGAGCGGGCCATCGATGACCTGCCGCGCGACCTGCGCGTGAAGAAGCCGTCGCGGCGCTACCTCCGCGGCTACGCGCGCGGCTCGGCGCGGGCGCTGCGCTCCGCGGACGACGCCGTCGCCTCGGTCGTACGGCGGCTCAAGCGCACCGGCGAGCTCGCGAACACCTACGTCGTCGTCACCTCCGACAACGGGTTCCTGCTCGGCGAGCACCGGATCGTCGACAAGGACGTGCTGTTCGACGAGGCGCTCGACGTGCCGCTCCTCGTCCGCGGCCCGGGCATCCCGGCCGGCGCCACCGACGCGACGCCGGTGACGCTCGTCGACCTGGTGGCGTCGATCCTCGACTGGACCGATGTCCGGCCCGGGCGGCGTATCGACGGCGTGCCGCTCGACGACACCGGCGGCCGCGACACGATCCTGATCCAGACCGGCGCGCAGACGCGACCGACCGCCCTCATGAACGGCGGCTGGGGCTATCGCGGCGTGACGACCGCTCGCTACCTCTACGCGCGCCGCGCCGGGCACCCGCACCAGGGACTGCTCTTCGACCGCGCCCGCGACCCCTATCAGCTGCGCAACCGGTACGGCGACCGCGGCTATCGCGCCGTGCAGCGCGAGCTCGCGCGGCGCACCGCTGCCCTCGGCCAGTGCGCCGGTGCAGCGGGGTGCAACCGGTCCTTCGGCGCCGTGCCCGAGCCCACCGCGGACGCGTCGACGGGGTCGCTCGTCGTCGAGCCCGCCCTCGCGACCTTCGCGTCCCGCGCGGCGTACCCGGACCCCGCGCTGACGTCGGCCCCCGTCGGCGACCCGAGCCTGGTGCGCACCGGCCGGGGCACGGTGCTGGTGGCGACCGGCACCCTCGTGCCGCGGGCGCGGTGGGACAAGGGGAGGGGCTGGCGCTGGACCCGTCCCGCGCTGCGGCGGCTGCCCTCGTGGGCACGGGCCGGAGGGGTCTGGGCTGCGGACATCGCCCGCGTCGGCAAGGGCTGGCGGCTCTACTACTCCGCGCCCGTCGCGGGCCTCGGCAAGCACGGCCGGTGCATCGGCGTGGCCGTCGCGCCCAGCGCCTATGCGCGCTTCCGTCCAGGGGGGAAGCGGCCACTCGTGTGCCCGCCGCGGGCGAAGACGCCCGACGCGCTCGACCAGGTGCCCGGCGGCACGGGCCTCCCGAAGCGCGGCATCATCGACCCCTCCCTCTTCGTCGACGACGGCCGGCCTCACCTGCTCTACAAGACCGACGGCATCCCGTCGTCGATCCGGCTGCTGCCGCTCAACGGTCGCGGGACCGCGCCCGCCAAGGGCACCCGGAGCCGTGAGCTGCTGCGCTCGGACGGCGTCATCGAGAACCCGGTCGTGCTCCGCTACGGCGACGACTACGTGCTGCTCACCTCCGAGGGCGACTACTCCCGCTGCACGTACCGTGAGACCTGGCGCCGGTCGTCGTCGCTCACCGACTGGTCCGGCGCCGTCCGGCACCCGCTGCTCTCGCGCCGGTCGACCGACGGCCTGTGCGGTCCCGGCGGCGCGGACGTGCTCGAGACGCCGGACCGCACCACGCTCTGGTTCCACGGGTGGGTGCGCGAGGGCACCACGCGCCCGCCGAAGCCGCCGTTCTGGTTCGGGCACCGCGGGCCGCGGGCACGGCGGGTGCTCTACGGCGCGGTGCTGCGGATGGTGGACGGGGAGCCGGTCGTGGGGCGCTGGCTGGGGTAG
- a CDS encoding aspartate aminotransferase family protein, producing MLDDTQLQRAAKDHLWMHFTQHGRYVGDGPDHDVPVIVRGEGVYLYDSHGKRYLDGLAGLFVSQLGHGRRDLAEAAAKQAETLAFMPLWSYAHPAAIELADKVAGYAPGDLNRVFFTSGGGEAVESAWKLAKNYFKLTGKPMKHKVISRAIAYHGTTQGALSITGLPGLKAQFEPLVPSTFRVPNTNVYRADDITGGLLDGSDPEAFGRWAADQIEVAILNEGAETVAAVFLEPVQNAGGCFPPPPGYFQRVREICDRHDVLLVSDEVICAYGRLGEMFGATRFGYQPDIITSAKGLTSGYAPLGAMVASDRLFEPFSTGSSMFAHGYTFGGHPVASAIGLKNMQIFEDEGVLDHVQANAPAFRATLERLLDLPIVGDVRGEGFFYGIELVKDKGTKETFTHDECDRILYGFVSKALYDAGLYCRADDRGDPVIQLSPPLVSTQEHFDEMEQILRTVLDKAWSLI from the coding sequence ATGCTCGACGACACCCAGCTGCAGCGCGCCGCCAAGGACCACCTGTGGATGCACTTCACCCAGCACGGGCGGTACGTCGGGGACGGTCCCGACCATGACGTGCCGGTGATCGTGCGCGGCGAGGGCGTCTATCTCTACGACAGCCACGGCAAGCGCTACCTCGACGGGCTGGCCGGCCTGTTCGTCTCCCAGCTGGGCCACGGCCGGCGCGACCTCGCCGAGGCCGCGGCCAAGCAGGCCGAGACGCTGGCGTTCATGCCGCTGTGGTCCTATGCCCACCCGGCGGCGATCGAGCTCGCCGACAAGGTCGCGGGCTACGCCCCCGGCGACCTCAACCGCGTCTTCTTCACCTCCGGCGGCGGCGAGGCCGTCGAGAGCGCCTGGAAGCTGGCGAAGAACTACTTCAAGCTCACCGGCAAGCCGATGAAGCACAAGGTCATCAGCCGCGCGATCGCCTACCACGGCACTACCCAGGGTGCGCTCTCGATCACCGGCCTGCCGGGCCTCAAGGCGCAGTTCGAGCCGCTGGTGCCCTCGACGTTCCGGGTGCCCAACACCAACGTCTACCGCGCCGACGACATCACCGGCGGCCTCCTCGACGGGTCCGACCCCGAGGCGTTCGGCCGCTGGGCCGCCGACCAGATCGAGGTCGCGATCCTCAACGAGGGCGCCGAGACCGTGGCCGCGGTCTTCCTCGAGCCGGTGCAGAACGCCGGCGGGTGCTTCCCGCCGCCGCCGGGCTACTTCCAGCGGGTCCGCGAGATCTGCGACCGGCACGACGTACTGCTGGTCTCCGACGAGGTGATCTGCGCCTACGGCCGGCTCGGCGAGATGTTCGGCGCGACCCGCTTCGGCTACCAGCCCGACATCATCACCTCCGCCAAGGGGCTCACCTCCGGCTACGCGCCGCTCGGCGCGATGGTCGCCTCCGACCGGCTGTTCGAGCCGTTCTCGACGGGCTCGTCGATGTTCGCCCACGGCTACACGTTCGGCGGCCACCCGGTCGCTTCGGCCATCGGCCTGAAGAACATGCAGATCTTCGAGGACGAGGGAGTCCTCGACCACGTCCAGGCCAACGCGCCGGCCTTCCGCGCGACCCTCGAGCGGCTGCTGGACCTGCCGATCGTCGGCGACGTGCGCGGCGAGGGGTTCTTCTACGGGATCGAGCTCGTCAAGGACAAGGGCACCAAGGAGACGTTCACCCACGACGAGTGCGACCGCATCCTCTACGGGTTCGTCTCCAAGGCGCTGTACGACGCCGGCCTCTACTGCCGTGCCGACGACCGCGGCGACCCGGTCATCCAGCTCTCACCGCCGCTGGTCTCCACCCAGGAGCACTTCGACGAGATGGAGCAGATCCTGCGCACCGTCCTCGACAAGGCGTGGTCGCTGATCTGA
- a CDS encoding HAD family hydrolase, which translates to MTARDGQLVVGFDLDMTLIDTVPGFRDVLRALAGELGVELPIEEMTSKLGPPLDLMLQPHLAEAAIQPAVDRFRALYPDHAIESVAAMVGAHEALAAVREHRGRVVVVTGKFTPNAQLHVDHIGFDIDHLEGKVWGVGKADVLRSEGASIYVGDHVHDVEGALAAGCVSVSVLTGGSTREELVEAGTHVVLESLDEFPAWLDGHVAGG; encoded by the coding sequence GTGACGGCCCGCGACGGGCAGCTGGTCGTCGGCTTCGACCTCGACATGACTCTCATCGACACGGTGCCGGGATTCCGCGACGTGCTGCGGGCCCTCGCCGGCGAGCTGGGCGTCGAGCTGCCGATCGAGGAGATGACCTCCAAGCTCGGCCCGCCGCTCGACCTGATGCTCCAGCCGCACCTCGCCGAGGCCGCGATCCAGCCCGCCGTCGACCGGTTCCGCGCGCTCTATCCCGACCACGCGATCGAGAGCGTGGCCGCGATGGTCGGCGCCCACGAGGCCCTGGCCGCCGTCCGCGAGCACCGCGGGCGGGTGGTCGTCGTGACCGGGAAGTTCACTCCCAACGCGCAGCTCCACGTCGACCACATCGGCTTCGACATCGACCATCTCGAGGGCAAGGTCTGGGGCGTCGGCAAGGCCGACGTGCTGCGCAGCGAGGGTGCGTCGATCTACGTCGGCGACCACGTCCACGACGTCGAGGGCGCGCTCGCCGCCGGCTGTGTCTCTGTCTCCGTGCTGACGGGTGGGTCGACGCGGGAGGAGCTGGTCGAGGCGGGGACGCACGTGGTGCTGGAGTCGCTGGACGAGTTCCCAGCGTGGCTGGACGGGCACGTCGCCGGGGGTTGA
- a CDS encoding Lrp/AsnC family transcriptional regulator, whose translation MAGPRAALDPVSKAIIEQLQQDGRRSYAAIGKVVGLSEAAVRQRVQRLVETGVMQIVAVTDPMELGFARQAMVGVRVTGAVPPVADAIAELDEVDYVVVTAGSFDVLVEVVAESDEHLLEIVSHRIREVEGVVSTETFMYLGLRKQTYSWGVR comes from the coding sequence ATGGCCGGCCCCCGCGCCGCCCTCGACCCGGTGTCGAAGGCGATCATCGAGCAGCTCCAGCAGGACGGGCGGCGCTCGTACGCCGCGATCGGCAAGGTCGTCGGACTGTCCGAGGCCGCCGTCCGGCAGCGGGTGCAGCGGCTGGTCGAGACCGGCGTCATGCAGATCGTCGCCGTCACCGACCCGATGGAGCTCGGCTTCGCGCGCCAGGCGATGGTCGGCGTCCGCGTCACCGGGGCGGTGCCGCCGGTGGCCGACGCGATCGCCGAGCTCGACGAGGTCGACTACGTCGTGGTGACCGCCGGCTCGTTCGACGTCCTGGTCGAGGTGGTCGCGGAGTCCGACGAGCACCTGCTCGAGATCGTGTCCCACCGGATCCGCGAGGTCGAGGGCGTGGTGAGCACCGAGACGTTCATGTACCTCGGGCTCCGCAAGCAGACCTACTCCTGGGGCGTCCGCTGA